From the Myxococcales bacterium genome, one window contains:
- a CDS encoding amidohydrolase, which produces MTVVDVHAHYEPRMLAVPELLAQMDERGIDQVALIPCMNDPLPETPARLLSVVRRLMRSPCHPLARVVAEATITDGGDLRLGGQVYEIYPRPDNASVAEVVRAHPTRFLGWIFLNPRAGVGLDELERWRTVPGMIGVKLHPHWHGWPMIDAVPIARRCEELGLPILIHLGFGARGAWRVLADAAPRLRLVFAHAGIPHYDRIWGAIRDDRRLALDVSSPYLDEALVRDAVAAVGPERVLYGTDAPYGFHDPDGAYDYGAIRGWVQRLRLPARDIDRVLGGNALAFLDR; this is translated from the coding sequence GTGACGGTCGTCGACGTCCACGCCCACTACGAGCCCCGCATGCTGGCGGTGCCGGAGCTGCTGGCCCAGATGGACGAGCGCGGGATCGACCAGGTCGCCCTGATCCCGTGCATGAACGATCCCCTGCCGGAGACCCCGGCGCGGCTGCTCTCGGTCGTGCGCCGGCTGATGCGCTCGCCCTGCCACCCGCTCGCGCGGGTGGTCGCAGAGGCGACCATCACCGACGGCGGCGACCTGCGCCTGGGCGGGCAGGTCTACGAGATCTACCCACGCCCCGACAACGCCAGCGTGGCCGAGGTCGTGCGCGCGCACCCGACCCGGTTCCTCGGCTGGATCTTCCTCAACCCCCGCGCCGGGGTCGGGCTCGACGAGCTCGAGCGCTGGCGCACGGTGCCCGGCATGATCGGCGTCAAGCTGCACCCGCACTGGCACGGGTGGCCGATGATCGACGCCGTGCCGATCGCCCGGCGCTGCGAGGAGCTCGGCCTGCCGATCCTGATCCACCTCGGCTTCGGCGCGCGCGGCGCCTGGCGGGTGCTAGCCGACGCCGCACCCCGGCTGCGCCTCGTGTTCGCCCACGCTGGCATCCCGCACTACGATCGCATCTGGGGCGCGATCCGCGACGATCGCCGCCTGGCCCTCGACGTCTCGAGCCCGTACCTCGACGAGGCGCTGGTGCGCGACGCGGTCGCCGCGGTCGGCCCCGAGCGCGTCCTCTACGGCACCGACGCCCCCTACGGCTTCCACGATCCCGACGGCGCCTACGATTACGGCGCCATCCGCGGCTGGGTCCAGCGCCTGCGCCTGCCCGCCCGCGACATCGACCGCGTCCTCGGCGGCAACGCCCTCGCCTTCCTCGATCGCTGA
- a CDS encoding galactosyldiacylglycerol synthase, whose amino-acid sequence MPRLYRVDNNETIGQITDKQLQFLVDMLEEEDQDDQDYYINQDTLELFSDNNCDPELLALLEGALEDGEDGIDVAWE is encoded by the coding sequence ATGCCGCGTCTGTACCGGGTCGACAACAACGAGACGATCGGCCAGATCACCGACAAGCAGCTCCAGTTCCTCGTCGACATGCTCGAGGAGGAAGACCAGGACGATCAGGACTACTACATCAACCAGGACACGCTCGAGCTGTTCTCCGACAACAACTGCGACCCGGAGCTCCTGGCGCTGCTCGAAGGCGCGCTCGAGGACGGCGAGGACGGGATCGACGTCGCCTGGGAGTGA
- a CDS encoding adenylate/guanylate cyclase domain-containing protein, which translates to MGHTAVVANPIALGQVEPRLTIAELLRDHPWPGEHGRGRLEWLWAIDVDLAPAALWPLVSDVSRLNRALGNPEMEFFERDGVRHGRARYNGVPHEWHEVPWEWVAGRWFTFTRLFSRGGMRALHAIHRFERLGPDRTRLYVYFGVVPRSRWLSPVVRWSMASMGRKYRRVIPRLAHGPAGLALPEPLVARGAVRPEAAARLDALVAELRARPVPGPLVDHLAELVAHGDDLDVCRVQVRALARRWTVDEDELLRTCLHATRVGLLELVWDVVCPHCRGVRASAVELDRIPTDGTCQVCDVAFGTSEAVEVSFRAHPALRSVTPRTYCSAEPATKTHIRVQRALAPGADAAIAVELPPGRYRLRTLGERGLAGFLDVRPDAESGAGGRDGVTWRATTAVGEATAAATAELALVNDATTPRTFIVEGAGPAELALRPGKLFSMQEFRDLFSEAFLGADVQLAVGEQTILFTDIVGSTAMYAQRGDPAAFVTVRDHFRVLFELIGQHRGAVVKTIGDAAMGAFTDPADAVRCAEAIQRRFGADAPVRLRVAANTGACIAVRLNANLDYFGNAVNLAARLQGLVEAGQIVIAAATAAAPGVAELLSARRAETLTTTVRGIAGEVTVRRWRVE; encoded by the coding sequence ATGGGCCATACTGCTGTCGTGGCCAACCCGATCGCGCTGGGCCAGGTCGAACCCCGCCTGACGATCGCGGAGCTGTTGCGCGATCACCCATGGCCGGGCGAGCACGGGCGGGGTCGGCTCGAATGGCTGTGGGCGATCGACGTCGATCTCGCACCTGCGGCGCTGTGGCCGCTGGTGTCGGACGTGTCGCGCCTCAACCGCGCGCTCGGGAACCCGGAGATGGAGTTCTTCGAGCGCGACGGCGTGCGCCACGGGCGCGCCCGCTACAACGGTGTGCCCCACGAGTGGCACGAGGTCCCGTGGGAGTGGGTCGCGGGGCGCTGGTTCACGTTCACGCGCCTCTTCAGCCGCGGCGGCATGCGCGCGCTGCACGCGATCCACCGCTTCGAGCGCCTCGGCCCCGACCGCACGCGCCTGTACGTGTACTTCGGCGTGGTGCCGCGGTCGCGGTGGCTGTCGCCGGTGGTGCGCTGGTCGATGGCGAGCATGGGCCGCAAGTACCGGCGGGTGATCCCGCGGCTGGCGCACGGCCCCGCGGGGCTGGCGCTGCCCGAGCCGCTGGTCGCCAGGGGCGCGGTCCGGCCCGAGGCTGCCGCGCGGCTCGACGCGCTGGTGGCGGAGCTGCGCGCCCGCCCGGTGCCGGGACCGCTGGTCGATCACCTGGCCGAGCTGGTCGCGCACGGCGATGATCTCGACGTGTGTCGCGTGCAGGTGCGCGCGCTGGCCCGGCGGTGGACGGTCGACGAGGACGAGCTCTTGCGCACGTGCCTGCACGCCACGCGCGTCGGGCTGCTCGAGCTGGTGTGGGACGTGGTGTGCCCGCACTGCCGCGGCGTGCGCGCGTCGGCGGTCGAGCTCGATCGGATCCCGACCGACGGCACCTGCCAGGTGTGCGACGTCGCGTTCGGGACCAGCGAGGCGGTCGAGGTGTCGTTCCGCGCGCACCCGGCGCTGCGCTCGGTGACGCCGCGGACGTACTGCAGCGCGGAGCCCGCGACCAAGACCCACATCCGCGTCCAGCGCGCGCTGGCGCCCGGCGCCGACGCGGCGATCGCGGTCGAGCTGCCGCCGGGACGCTACCGCCTGCGGACCCTGGGCGAGCGCGGCCTGGCCGGGTTCCTCGACGTGCGGCCCGACGCGGAGTCCGGCGCGGGCGGGCGCGACGGCGTCACCTGGCGCGCGACGACCGCGGTCGGCGAGGCGACCGCGGCCGCCACCGCCGAGCTGGCGCTGGTCAACGACGCCACGACCCCGCGGACGTTCATCGTCGAGGGCGCCGGCCCCGCCGAGCTGGCGCTGCGGCCGGGCAAGCTGTTCTCGATGCAGGAGTTCCGCGATCTGTTCAGCGAGGCGTTCCTGGGCGCCGACGTGCAGCTCGCGGTCGGCGAGCAGACGATCCTGTTCACCGACATCGTCGGCTCGACCGCGATGTACGCGCAGCGCGGGGATCCGGCCGCGTTCGTGACCGTGCGCGATCACTTCCGCGTGCTGTTCGAGCTGATCGGCCAGCACCGCGGCGCGGTCGTGAAGACGATCGGCGACGCGGCGATGGGCGCGTTCACCGACCCCGCCGACGCGGTCCGATGCGCCGAGGCGATCCAGCGGCGCTTCGGCGCCGACGCACCAGTGCGGCTGCGGGTCGCGGCCAACACCGGCGCGTGCATCGCGGTCCGGCTCAACGCCAACCTCGACTACTTCGGCAACGCGGTCAACCTGGCGGCGCGGCTGCAAGGCCTGGTCGAGGCCGGGCAGATCGTCATCGCGGCGGCGACCGCGGCGGCACCAGGCGTGGCCGAGCTGCTGAGCGCGCGCCGCGCCGAGACCCTGACGACCACGGTCCGCGGCATCGCTGGCGAGGTGACCGTGCGGCGCTGGCGCGTCGAGTAG